The Methanoplanus sp. FWC-SCC4 genome has a window encoding:
- the ileS gene encoding isoleucine--tRNA ligase produces the protein MKEVTSSYNAKEVEVEVSRYWAENDTYKKVKELKSGGDDYFFVDGPPYTTGHIHLGTAWNKILKDTILRYKRMQGFNVTDRAGYDMHGLPIEVRVENELGFESKKDIEKFGISNFIEKCKNFAITHKEIMSDQFRELGIWMDFDNPYETIKPEYIEAAWWALKKADEKKLLERGSRVVNWCPRCETAIADSEVEYWDEEDPSIYVKFPVRGKENEYLVIWTTTPWTLPANVAVAAGKDFVYARIEAIKEGRKEILWMAKDLAKEVLKKGRYEDFTILETKTGEELAGTEYDSPLLKYVPMQGDVEHHVVLADHVLMDNTGLVHTAPGHGWDDYLVGLRDGLDILCPVDGTGRFTKDAGEFEGLYVRDANHKVIEALGDHLLREMKIVHRYGHCWRCKTPIINRATEQWFIAIPKIKEQMLDEIEKVNWYPEWAGSARFHDFVADARDWCISRQRYWGIPIPVWKCDTCKNYHVFGTVAELNDAAGSDLTDPHRPYVDDVTYKCECGGNMKRVEDIFDVWFDSAMASWATIGYPRRTEEFEKLWPADFITEGQDQTRGWFYSQLGASTIAFDRAPYKNVMMHGFALDSEGRKMSKSIGNVVTPEEVIEKVGIDVLRLYVLSASAPWDDLKFNWEGVKTTNRAANILWNVYRFPLPYMILDSFEPATGENGVWNGEYIKENLPSMPDEDRWIISRVNTLGKEVTGFVQTCELHRATRAVIHCILEDISRWYVQLVRARMWLEEDAVEKRQAYETMYYVVRRLVSIMAPFTPHISENIYKNLRKEQDPESVHMCDWFSGDDSLINVALEEEMAVIRSFDESVATARQEGKRKLRWPVSEVIVLTDSDTVENAVKRLYDLSLQRANARKVTVVRGAWDKMGVSAEANMRAIGPEFGKEGPKVKAAIESTDASALKAEISSNGSAVVSGYTITDAHVNFSEVMPEGIFSAEMADATVCVDVTLNEDLEAEGYSREVIRRIQEMRKQSNLNVEDSINAGVSVSDERIAGLLTAWKDLIAGEVRAGELSLQEEKAADAELSEDWDVEGISVKIGISKA, from the coding sequence TTGAAAGAGGTTACAAGCAGCTACAATGCAAAAGAGGTCGAAGTTGAGGTCAGCAGATACTGGGCTGAAAACGACACCTACAAGAAAGTGAAAGAGCTAAAATCGGGCGGTGACGACTATTTCTTTGTAGACGGCCCCCCGTACACAACAGGACATATCCATCTGGGCACTGCATGGAACAAGATTTTGAAGGATACTATCCTGCGCTATAAAAGAATGCAGGGCTTCAATGTTACAGACCGTGCAGGATACGACATGCACGGACTTCCTATCGAAGTGCGTGTTGAAAATGAACTTGGATTTGAGTCAAAGAAGGATATCGAAAAATTCGGAATTTCCAACTTCATTGAAAAATGCAAGAATTTTGCAATTACACACAAGGAGATCATGTCCGATCAGTTCAGGGAACTTGGTATCTGGATGGACTTTGATAATCCCTATGAAACAATAAAACCGGAATATATTGAAGCTGCATGGTGGGCTCTTAAAAAAGCGGATGAAAAAAAGCTGCTCGAAAGGGGTTCACGTGTTGTAAACTGGTGTCCACGCTGCGAAACTGCAATTGCAGATTCGGAAGTCGAATACTGGGATGAGGAAGACCCTTCAATATATGTGAAATTTCCCGTCAGGGGAAAGGAAAATGAGTATCTCGTAATCTGGACCACAACACCCTGGACACTTCCTGCAAATGTGGCGGTTGCGGCAGGAAAGGATTTTGTTTACGCAAGAATTGAAGCCATAAAAGAGGGCAGAAAAGAGATTCTCTGGATGGCAAAGGATCTCGCAAAGGAAGTTCTCAAAAAAGGCAGATATGAAGATTTCACAATTCTCGAAACAAAAACAGGAGAGGAGCTTGCAGGAACGGAATACGATTCACCTCTGTTAAAATATGTTCCAATGCAGGGCGATGTAGAACACCACGTTGTTCTTGCAGACCATGTTTTAATGGACAACACAGGTCTTGTTCACACTGCCCCCGGACACGGATGGGATGATTATCTTGTCGGATTAAGAGACGGACTTGATATCCTCTGCCCTGTTGACGGTACCGGCAGATTCACAAAAGACGCAGGCGAGTTTGAAGGTCTCTATGTACGCGATGCAAACCATAAAGTCATCGAGGCGCTCGGAGATCATCTGCTTCGTGAGATGAAGATTGTCCACCGCTACGGGCACTGCTGGAGATGCAAAACACCGATTATCAACCGTGCAACAGAACAGTGGTTTATTGCAATCCCGAAAATCAAAGAACAGATGCTTGATGAGATTGAAAAAGTCAACTGGTATCCGGAATGGGCAGGAAGTGCACGTTTCCATGACTTCGTTGCAGACGCAAGAGACTGGTGCATTTCGAGACAGCGCTACTGGGGTATTCCAATCCCGGTATGGAAATGTGACACATGCAAAAATTACCATGTATTTGGCACAGTCGCAGAACTCAACGATGCTGCGGGATCAGACCTTACAGATCCGCACAGACCCTATGTTGATGATGTAACCTACAAATGCGAATGCGGCGGTAATATGAAACGCGTTGAAGACATCTTTGACGTATGGTTTGATTCTGCAATGGCATCCTGGGCAACAATAGGTTATCCACGCAGAACAGAGGAATTTGAGAAACTCTGGCCTGCCGATTTCATTACAGAGGGTCAGGATCAGACAAGAGGATGGTTCTACTCACAGCTGGGCGCCTCAACAATCGCATTTGACCGTGCCCCCTACAAGAATGTAATGATGCACGGATTTGCACTTGACTCCGAAGGCCGCAAGATGTCAAAGTCCATCGGAAATGTCGTAACTCCCGAAGAGGTCATTGAAAAAGTGGGAATTGATGTCCTTCGCCTTTACGTCCTTTCGGCAAGCGCACCATGGGATGATCTCAAATTCAACTGGGAGGGCGTTAAGACCACAAACAGGGCGGCAAACATTCTCTGGAATGTCTATCGTTTCCCGCTGCCGTATATGATTCTTGACTCCTTTGAACCGGCAACCGGTGAAAACGGAGTATGGAACGGGGAATACATAAAGGAAAATCTCCCGTCAATGCCTGATGAAGACCGGTGGATCATCTCACGTGTAAATACACTTGGAAAAGAAGTCACCGGATTTGTTCAAACCTGCGAACTTCACAGAGCCACCCGTGCAGTAATCCACTGCATCCTTGAGGATATCTCACGCTGGTATGTTCAGCTTGTCAGAGCCAGGATGTGGCTTGAGGAAGATGCTGTTGAGAAGAGACAGGCATACGAAACCATGTATTACGTTGTGCGCAGGCTTGTCAGCATCATGGCGCCTTTCACACCTCACATTTCAGAGAACATATACAAAAACCTCCGTAAAGAACAGGACCCTGAAAGTGTCCACATGTGTGACTGGTTCTCCGGCGATGATTCACTTATCAATGTAGCACTTGAAGAAGAGATGGCAGTCATCCGTTCATTTGATGAATCTGTTGCAACTGCAAGGCAGGAAGGGAAGAGAAAACTCCGCTGGCCGGTTTCAGAAGTAATTGTTCTGACAGATTCCGATACAGTTGAAAACGCTGTAAAACGCCTTTATGATCTTTCTCTCCAGCGTGCAAACGCAAGGAAAGTGACAGTTGTCAGAGGCGCATGGGACAAAATGGGTGTTTCAGCCGAAGCAAATATGCGGGCGATTGGTCCTGAATTCGGAAAGGAAGGGCCAAAGGTAAAGGCCGCAATAGAGAGTACCGATGCTTCTGCTCTCAAGGCGGAAATCTCATCAAATGGCAGTGCAGTTGTTTCAGGATATACCATAACAGATGCCCATGTCAACTTCTCAGAAGTAATGCCTGAAGGAATTTTCTCTGCAGAAATGGCAGATGCCACCGTATGTGTCGATGTCACCCTGAATGAAGATCTTGAAGCTGAAGGATACTCACGCGAGGTTATCAGAAGAATTCAGGAAATGAGAAAACAGTCAAACCTCAATGTCGAGGATTCAATCAATGCCGGCGTCTCGGTTTCTGATGAACGCATAGCCGGACTTTTGACAGCATGGAAAGATCTGATTGCAGGCGAGGTCAGGGCAGGAGAGCTCTCTCTTCAGGAAGAAAAAGCCGCAGATGCAGAACTCTCTGAAGACTGGGATGTTGAAGGAATATCTGTTAAAATAGGCATATCAAAAGCATAA
- a CDS encoding D-aminoacyl-tRNA deacylase: MLIAIVNSSIDPAGCNIRKHLLSKLGENGEVDVEYQSHRLRFYQTEGRLIFEKNLDSRTGADMIVFISRHTSQKPSPALTVHVTGNYGVAMLGGDDSALSKTSPGFMHAVLNAMSKRAPEGYRVSYEVTHHGPTDISVPSFFVEIGSTDAEWTNYSAGDAVAESLLEVLSSENPDSINLVGFGGNHYAARQTEISLNSRGAFGHIAHSREVGGLTPLLVSEMVQKSGAVAGYIDKKAVSKSELNNILKIADSLKLEILSEGEIKDLGETDWNSYLKIRKMAGNVTNVSKIHLHNLKGAGVPEIINIDPDLIGETLKTNENEFVLGIKSLEVVHLTSKTGQILPIFISYEGNKLPTINALITLCVKILHKEADTAVDGDHLIIRKIRFDPAKARELGVPKGPFFGKLAAGEEVCVDGRIINPSMVSDCSEKVIRVPGLENYL, translated from the coding sequence ATGCTCATTGCAATAGTTAATTCATCAATTGATCCTGCCGGGTGCAATATCAGAAAACATCTGTTATCAAAGCTCGGTGAAAACGGGGAAGTCGACGTGGAATATCAGTCTCACAGGCTCCGTTTTTATCAGACCGAAGGCAGGTTGATATTTGAAAAAAATCTGGACTCACGCACAGGCGCGGATATGATTGTTTTTATCTCGCGGCATACAAGTCAGAAGCCGTCACCTGCCCTGACTGTACATGTCACGGGAAACTATGGTGTGGCAATGCTTGGTGGAGATGACTCGGCGCTTTCTAAAACAAGTCCCGGATTTATGCATGCTGTGCTTAACGCAATGTCAAAAAGAGCGCCGGAAGGCTACCGCGTATCCTATGAGGTAACACATCATGGCCCTACGGACATTTCTGTTCCGTCCTTTTTTGTAGAAATAGGGAGCACAGATGCCGAGTGGACCAATTATTCTGCGGGAGATGCAGTTGCTGAAAGTCTTCTTGAAGTGTTATCCTCCGAAAATCCCGATTCGATAAATCTGGTTGGATTCGGAGGCAATCATTATGCGGCACGCCAGACTGAAATCTCTTTAAATTCGAGAGGCGCATTTGGCCATATTGCTCATTCAAGGGAAGTTGGCGGTCTAACGCCCCTGCTTGTGAGCGAGATGGTTCAAAAAAGCGGTGCAGTTGCAGGTTATATTGATAAAAAGGCTGTTTCGAAGAGTGAATTAAATAATATCCTGAAAATTGCAGATAGTTTAAAACTGGAGATTCTTTCTGAAGGGGAGATAAAAGATCTTGGGGAAACCGACTGGAACAGTTATCTGAAAATACGAAAAATGGCGGGAAATGTGACAAATGTTAGCAAAATACATTTACATAATCTGAAAGGTGCGGGAGTTCCGGAAATTATCAATATTGATCCTGATTTGATTGGGGAAACCCTCAAAACAAATGAAAATGAATTTGTTTTAGGAATTAAGTCGCTTGAGGTTGTACATTTAACTTCAAAAACCGGCCAGATACTGCCAATTTTTATCTCTTATGAGGGGAATAAATTACCAACAATAAATGCTTTAATAACTTTGTGTGTTAAGATCTTACACAAAGAAGCAGACACTGCAGTTGATGGTGATCATCTGATTATCAGAAAGATCAGATTTGACCCGGCAAAGGCCAGAGAACTGGGGGTGCCAAAAGGGCCTTTCTTTGGAAAACTTGCTGCCGGTGAGGAAGTGTGCGTTGACGGCAGAATAATAAATCCGTCAATGGTATCCGATTGCAGTGAAAAGGTTATCCGTGTACCGGGGTTGGAGAATTATCTATGA
- the ftsZ gene encoding cell division protein FtsZ — MKSIVEEALSRANADVEMIVDSPQQNDEELEEILKSLRTEISVVGCGGGGSNTVTRMAEEGIDGATLLSVNTDAQHLIRTKADYRILIGRQRTKGFGAGSVPQVGEEAALENDEEIRAKLANSDMVFITAGLGGGTGTGSAPVIARAAREQGALTIAIVTLPFTAEGAIRKENAEAGLEHLRDVADTVIVVPNDRLLEVVPRLPLHAAFKVSDEVLMRAVKGITELITQPGLVNLDFADVRTVMERGGVAMIGMGESDSEDKAADSVKKALRSPLLDVDISNATAALVNVVGGPDMTMEEAEGVVQEVYERIDPDARIIWGAQIDPEMQHRMRTMLVVTGVNSPQIYGRGDVSRSKSSEREYDIDFLR, encoded by the coding sequence ATGAAATCAATTGTAGAAGAGGCATTAAGCAGGGCGAACGCCGACGTTGAGATGATAGTTGACTCGCCGCAACAAAATGACGAGGAACTGGAGGAGATTCTAAAATCCCTCCGTACAGAGATCTCGGTTGTTGGCTGTGGCGGTGGTGGTTCAAATACTGTCACCCGCATGGCCGAGGAAGGAATAGACGGTGCTACTTTACTGTCAGTAAATACTGATGCACAGCATCTTATCAGGACCAAGGCTGATTACCGCATTCTTATCGGCCGTCAGAGGACGAAAGGGTTTGGTGCAGGTTCGGTGCCGCAGGTCGGAGAAGAGGCAGCACTTGAGAATGACGAGGAGATCCGTGCAAAGCTTGCAAACAGTGATATGGTATTTATTACGGCAGGTCTTGGCGGAGGAACCGGAACAGGTTCCGCACCTGTAATTGCCCGTGCTGCACGGGAACAGGGCGCTCTTACCATTGCGATAGTTACTCTTCCTTTTACAGCAGAGGGTGCAATAAGAAAGGAGAACGCGGAAGCAGGTCTTGAACATCTTCGTGATGTTGCCGACACAGTAATTGTCGTTCCCAATGACAGACTTTTGGAGGTTGTGCCAAGGCTTCCACTGCATGCGGCGTTCAAAGTTTCCGATGAAGTTTTGATGCGTGCCGTCAAAGGTATTACAGAACTTATTACCCAGCCAGGTCTTGTCAACCTTGACTTTGCCGATGTTCGCACTGTAATGGAGCGTGGGGGCGTTGCAATGATTGGTATGGGTGAGAGTGACAGTGAAGACAAAGCGGCAGATTCTGTCAAAAAGGCACTCAGATCTCCGCTTCTCGATGTAGACATCTCAAATGCGACCGCGGCTCTTGTAAATGTGGTCGGCGGCCCTGATATGACGATGGAAGAGGCAGAAGGTGTTGTGCAGGAAGTATACGAGAGAATTGATCCGGATGCACGTATTATCTGGGGTGCACAAATTGATCCTGAAATGCAGCACCGCATGAGAACCATGCTTGTGGTAACAGGTGTTAATTCCCCTCAGATTTATGGCAGGGGCGATGTCTCACGCAGCAAATCTTCCGAAAGAGAATATGATATAGACTTTCTCAGGTGA
- a CDS encoding protein translocase SEC61 complex subunit gamma: MSFKLDEELFKKYWRVLKLARTPERDEFQKIGLVAAAGIALIGLIGFIIYEVMLLLP; encoded by the coding sequence ATGTCATTTAAATTGGATGAAGAACTATTCAAAAAATACTGGCGTGTCCTTAAACTCGCAAGGACGCCTGAAAGAGATGAGTTCCAGAAAATAGGTCTTGTTGCGGCGGCAGGTATTGCCTTAATCGGTCTGATTGGCTTTATTATTTATGAAGTCATGCTTCTCCTCCCCTAA
- a CDS encoding transcription elongation factor Spt5: MSEENESVNKIYAIKTTAKQERTVVDNIVKALEDHDEIHVVAIMAPNELKGYVLVESPDPIARIEQLREMVPNARAVVKGETSFHEIEHFLVPKPVVSGIDEGTIVELIAGPFKGEKAVVKRVDTSKEEITVELYESMVPIPITVRGDNVRVIDKMQD, encoded by the coding sequence ATGAGCGAAGAAAATGAGTCTGTAAACAAGATCTATGCAATAAAAACAACAGCAAAGCAGGAAAGGACTGTTGTTGACAATATCGTAAAAGCGCTTGAAGATCATGATGAGATTCATGTGGTCGCAATAATGGCGCCTAACGAACTCAAGGGTTATGTACTTGTGGAAAGCCCTGACCCTATTGCACGCATTGAGCAATTGCGTGAAATGGTGCCCAATGCACGTGCCGTTGTTAAGGGGGAGACCTCTTTTCACGAGATCGAGCATTTCCTCGTTCCGAAACCTGTTGTATCCGGCATTGACGAGGGTACGATTGTGGAACTTATTGCCGGGCCTTTCAAAGGTGAAAAAGCAGTTGTCAAGCGCGTTGACACCTCAAAAGAAGAAATCACTGTTGAGCTTTACGAAAGTATGGTTCCGATTCCAATTACTGTGCGCGGAGATAATGTGCGCGTAATTGATAAGATGCAGGATTAA
- a CDS encoding 50S ribosomal protein L11 codes for MGEVVEVLVPGGKASAGPPLGPALGPLGINVKAVVDEINKKTSEFNGMQVPVTVEVDDKKNFTISIGVPPASALIKKEAGIEKGSGEPNLQKVGDLPFEAAVRIARMKFDDMLSYDIKSAVKEVVGTCVSVGVTVDGKNPKEVFGLIDSGEYDSQLE; via the coding sequence ATGGGAGAAGTAGTCGAGGTATTGGTACCCGGCGGTAAGGCTTCTGCCGGACCCCCACTGGGGCCCGCATTGGGACCACTCGGGATAAATGTAAAGGCAGTTGTTGATGAAATCAACAAGAAAACTTCAGAATTCAACGGCATGCAGGTGCCGGTGACTGTTGAAGTTGACGACAAAAAGAACTTTACAATATCCATTGGTGTTCCACCTGCATCAGCTCTTATCAAAAAAGAGGCTGGAATTGAAAAAGGTTCAGGCGAACCCAATCTCCAGAAAGTAGGTGACTTACCGTTTGAGGCTGCTGTCCGTATTGCACGCATGAAGTTTGACGACATGCTTTCATATGATATCAAGAGCGCCGTAAAGGAAGTTGTTGGTACATGTGTCAGTGTTGGCGTTACAGTTGATGGTAAGAATCCAAAGGAAGTCTTTGGTCTTATTGACTCAGGCGAATACGACAGCCAGTTGGAATGA
- a CDS encoding 50S ribosomal protein L1 yields the protein MVERVQILEAVKEAIEKAPDRKFRESLEISINLKNIDMAQPKNRIDETMILPKGTGKVNKIAVLGKGDITTQAKAANVDLIIGPEEIERLGGEPREARKMADEYRFFLAETAMMPLVGRYLGTRLGPRGKMPQPVPPQVDAGPIIERLRNSVKFRTKDKKTFHVAVGTTVMSAEDIAENIDAVMKKVEGNLESGTMNIRSVYVKTSMGPAVRLM from the coding sequence ATGGTTGAAAGGGTCCAGATTCTAGAGGCCGTAAAAGAGGCTATAGAGAAAGCGCCTGATCGAAAGTTCCGTGAGAGTTTGGAAATATCCATAAATCTCAAGAACATTGACATGGCGCAGCCGAAAAACCGTATAGATGAGACTATGATTCTGCCAAAAGGTACGGGAAAAGTTAATAAAATTGCCGTACTCGGAAAGGGAGATATCACCACGCAGGCAAAAGCTGCAAATGTTGATCTCATCATCGGGCCAGAGGAAATAGAGCGTCTGGGAGGCGAACCACGTGAAGCAAGAAAGATGGCTGATGAATACAGATTCTTCCTTGCAGAAACCGCAATGATGCCACTTGTTGGTCGTTATTTAGGTACCAGACTTGGTCCACGTGGTAAAATGCCACAACCAGTTCCGCCACAGGTGGATGCAGGACCTATCATCGAGCGTCTGCGCAATTCTGTAAAATTCCGTACAAAGGACAAAAAGACATTCCATGTCGCAGTTGGAACAACTGTAATGTCTGCGGAAGATATTGCTGAGAATATTGATGCAGTGATGAAAAAGGTCGAGGGAAACCTTGAAAGCGGAACAATGAACATTCGCTCAGTATATGTAAAGACATCCATGGGCCCTGCAGTGAGGTTGATGTAA
- a CDS encoding 50S ribosomal protein L10, with translation MALFTTHLPQWKKDEVEQIKELSKEYKLTGLVDLHGIPASQLQQMRRDLRGNAVLKMSRNTLIEHSFGELGGDIEGVKKYLDGQSALIYTDADPFKLYKKLQDTMTKMVAKAGDIAPEDIVVPKGPTAFPPGPIVGTLQQAGIPAAIEGGKVVIRDTKTVVKAGEEINAKMADVLGKLDIRPIDVGLSLQIAFYEGSFFEPSVLAVDETEYFNNVVLAAQQAFNLSVNAAYPTATTAEAIIGKAVREARNMAVEAAIYEKDVVDLIIGRAQRDALAINSIVE, from the coding sequence ATGGCATTATTTACTACGCACCTGCCGCAGTGGAAGAAGGATGAAGTAGAGCAGATCAAAGAGCTCTCCAAAGAATATAAGCTTACAGGTCTTGTAGATCTTCACGGTATTCCTGCAAGTCAGCTTCAGCAGATGCGCCGTGATCTTCGCGGCAACGCTGTGCTTAAAATGTCAAGGAATACACTCATTGAGCATTCATTTGGAGAACTTGGCGGTGACATCGAAGGTGTAAAAAAATACCTTGATGGACAGAGTGCATTGATTTATACAGATGCAGATCCGTTTAAGCTCTACAAGAAACTTCAGGATACCATGACCAAGATGGTTGCCAAAGCAGGGGACATTGCACCTGAGGACATTGTTGTTCCTAAGGGTCCTACCGCATTCCCGCCAGGTCCTATTGTAGGTACCTTACAGCAGGCAGGAATCCCGGCAGCTATCGAAGGTGGTAAGGTTGTCATTCGTGACACCAAGACTGTAGTCAAAGCAGGTGAAGAGATAAACGCAAAGATGGCAGATGTTCTTGGAAAACTTGACATCAGACCAATCGATGTAGGTCTTAGCCTTCAGATTGCATTCTATGAAGGATCATTCTTTGAGCCAAGTGTACTGGCAGTTGATGAGACAGAGTACTTCAACAATGTTGTTCTCGCAGCACAGCAGGCATTTAACCTGTCTGTCAATGCAGCATATCCGACCGCCACAACTGCTGAAGCAATTATTGGCAAGGCAGTTCGTGAAGCCAGAAATATGGCTGTCGAAGCGGCAATCTATGAGAAAGATGTTGTTGATTTGATCATCGGACGCGCACAGAGGGACGCACTCGCGATAAACAGCATTGTCGAGTGA
- the rpl12p gene encoding 50S ribosomal protein P1, with protein sequence MEYIYAALILHNAGKEITEEAVTGILGAAGIEVNDNRVKALIAALDGVDIAEAIEKSAVAAVAAAPAAAAEAAPAEEAAEEEEEADEEGGMAGLGALFG encoded by the coding sequence ATGGAGTACATCTACGCAGCACTTATTCTGCACAACGCAGGAAAGGAAATTACTGAAGAAGCTGTTACAGGAATTCTGGGAGCAGCAGGTATCGAAGTTAACGACAACCGTGTAAAGGCACTTATTGCAGCACTTGATGGCGTTGACATTGCAGAAGCAATTGAGAAATCAGCAGTTGCAGCAGTTGCAGCAGCACCGGCAGCAGCAGCCGAGGCAGCACCTGCAGAAGAAGCAGCAGAGGAAGAAGAAGAGGCAGACGAAGAGGGCGGCATGGCTGGTCTCGGAGCACTCTTCGGATAA
- a CDS encoding response regulator: MIRVLMIDDEQVVLDVTKMYLEHFGHISVDCVLSANLGIEKLMSEHYDAIICDYDMDEIDGISFLKAIRGIYPGVNLPCPDIPFIIFTGKGDECVVIEALNSGADYYLQKGNDPKGQLLELCHKIEDIVQRRCTEEIVSAAFENTGTCMVLVDKKGIIVRANNQMGKIYDCQVESINGLKHWESFVFKEDHGKIHEFLEKICESAKRTKSDCEFKFVSNNDSVYPARMNASYIPGKKICVMSIDVSD, encoded by the coding sequence ATGATCAGAGTTTTGATGATTGATGATGAACAGGTTGTTCTTGATGTAACGAAGATGTATCTTGAACATTTTGGTCATATTAGTGTAGATTGCGTATTATCTGCCAATTTGGGTATTGAAAAATTAATGTCCGAACATTATGATGCGATAATATGTGATTATGATATGGATGAAATTGATGGGATTTCATTTCTAAAAGCCATACGTGGGATCTATCCGGGAGTAAATTTGCCCTGCCCCGATATTCCGTTTATCATATTTACGGGAAAGGGTGATGAATGTGTGGTAATAGAGGCTTTAAACAGCGGTGCTGACTATTACCTGCAAAAAGGAAATGATCCCAAAGGTCAGCTTCTTGAATTGTGCCATAAAATAGAGGATATTGTACAGAGAAGATGCACTGAAGAAATTGTTTCTGCTGCTTTTGAAAATACAGGGACATGTATGGTTTTGGTCGACAAAAAAGGAATAATAGTCCGTGCAAACAACCAGATGGGAAAAATATATGATTGCCAGGTCGAATCTATAAACGGGCTGAAGCACTGGGAATCATTTGTTTTTAAAGAGGATCATGGTAAAATTCATGAATTTTTGGAAAAAATATGTGAAAGTGCAAAAAGAACAAAATCAGATTGTGAATTTAAATTTGTCAGCAATAATGATTCTGTTTATCCGGCTCGTATGAATGCTTCATATATTCCTGGGAAAAAAATATGTGTGATGTCTATTGATGTAAGTGATTAG
- a CDS encoding response regulator, giving the protein MNDKKILLMDDEAPIIDILSVFLGRLDFEVYSAGNGTEALRIFKEEYEKGNKFSLSILDVSVPGDLGAKELIGPLKEIDPDIKVIISSGDSVQGAMENPLEFGFSGALKKPFRSADLKKVIDRVLNQ; this is encoded by the coding sequence ATGAATGATAAAAAAATCCTCTTGATGGATGATGAAGCACCTATTATTGACATACTATCAGTTTTCCTTGGCAGGTTGGATTTTGAGGTATACAGTGCCGGTAATGGTACAGAGGCACTGAGAATTTTTAAAGAAGAATACGAAAAAGGAAATAAATTTTCGCTATCAATCCTTGATGTTTCCGTTCCCGGAGATCTCGGAGCAAAAGAGCTCATAGGTCCGTTAAAGGAGATAGATCCTGATATTAAAGTTATAATATCCAGCGGGGACTCTGTTCAGGGTGCCATGGAAAACCCTTTGGAATTTGGTTTTTCCGGTGCATTGAAAAAACCATTCCGCTCAGCCGATCTGAAAAAAGTTATTGATCGGGTTCTTAATCAATAA
- the fdhD gene encoding formate dehydrogenase accessory sulfurtransferase FdhD, whose amino-acid sequence MYNKRRCIKINSDESAETQQDLVVEVPVTIYVNGRQAVTAMASPEMLKEYATGFLVTESVVNNPDEIESVQVDGTKVSIITLNPRKIIFSKKTVLSGCGGTATVIDYSRLPFAPKGRIFGAKRIQDAVSEIKLSEEKKGAGEIQYAGIFSASDTIAIAGDIGRDNALDKSIGAAVLKKTPLNECFAVISGRISSEIVRKCLYAQIPVIVSRGAATSLAYDIGLERDMTLLGLVSASKMILYTGGHRIVGQM is encoded by the coding sequence ATGTATAATAAACGCCGGTGCATAAAAATTAATTCCGATGAATCGGCTGAAACCCAACAGGATCTGGTTGTTGAGGTTCCGGTCACTATCTATGTCAATGGAAGGCAGGCCGTAACTGCGATGGCAAGTCCTGAAATGCTAAAAGAGTATGCAACCGGCTTTCTCGTAACCGAAAGCGTTGTCAATAATCCTGATGAGATAGAGTCTGTACAGGTGGATGGAACCAAAGTGAGCATCATCACCTTAAATCCAAGAAAGATAATATTCTCTAAAAAAACCGTTCTTTCAGGCTGTGGGGGTACTGCAACTGTTATTGACTATTCACGCCTTCCTTTTGCACCAAAAGGGAGAATATTTGGGGCAAAAAGGATACAGGATGCCGTTTCTGAGATTAAATTATCTGAGGAAAAGAAAGGTGCAGGTGAGATTCAGTACGCAGGGATTTTTTCGGCATCAGATACCATTGCAATAGCAGGGGATATCGGGAGAGACAATGCGCTCGACAAGTCTATCGGAGCAGCAGTTCTCAAAAAAACTCCGCTGAACGAATGCTTTGCGGTAATAAGCGGGAGAATATCATCTGAAATCGTCAGAAAATGTCTTTATGCACAGATACCGGTTATTGTTTCCCGTGGGGCAGCGACATCACTTGCATATGATATAGGACTGGAAAGGGATATGACTCTGCTCGGTCTTGTGAGCGCTTCGAAGATGATTCTTTATACCGGTGGTCACAGGATTGTGGGGCAAATGTGA